DNA sequence from the Leptospira perdikensis genome:
ATCGTTCAAAAAGACGATTTGGGATTCTAGGATTTCTGAAAGTTCGCGGTTTGTTTTTGATTTTTGAACGAGTTCGCTTAGATCTTCTTCGGTTTTGAGTAGTCCTTTTTTTAAAAGTTCCACTTCTTCTTTGATTTCGTCAGGAGATAGATCCGTCCGGTCTTCCCGTTTCCGTTTGAACTGTTTCCAGCGGAAAACCTTACCGTAAACTGTGCCTGGATAGGCAGAAATGCCCTTGAATGTGGTTTTTTCTTCCATCCTTCCCTTTGCCAAAAATACTTTTGGCTTTGGCTCAGTTTGGAAAGTAAAAAACGAGGGATTCTAACGAGTGGCTTGTTTTTTAGCGAAAAGTGGGATCCTTCTGCTTTTGAACTGAGTGAGTTCGTTTCCGGTAACTTGACTCATAATGCATTTTGCGAGAGAGATGTCTAGAGCATGACCGGCTTTGGAAGCGATCAAATGGCCTCGGAAAGGTCTTCCCATCACAGCCAAATCTCCGATCAGATCCAGAATTTTGTGGCGAACACATTCATTGTCATAACGTAAGGTTTCGTTTAAATACCCGTCATCTGTCAAAACGACTGCATTGTCGAGGGATCCACCCATAGCAAGTCCTCTTGCTTGGAGAGCTTCCACATCTTTCAAAAAGCCAAAAGTTCGGGCAGGAAGGATGTCTGTTCCTAAAATGGATTCGTCGAGGGTAGTGGTGTAAGATTGTCCTCTGAGGAGGGGGTGGTTGAAATCGATGCTGTAAGTGACTTTGAGTTCGTCTGAAGGTAACATGACGAGGTACTTGTCCCCGTCCACAACCCAAATCGGGTTGGAAATGGTAATGGGTTCTATGGTTTCATCCAAAACCCGGATTCCTGCTGAGCGGATTCCTTCCCAAAACGGCAGGGAGGAACCATCCATAATTGGAACTTCGACGGAATCAATTTCAAAAATACAATCAGTAATGCCGAGAGTGTGGACTGCGGCGAGAAGGTGCTCGATGGTTTGCACTCGGTTGGAACTTCCATCGCCTATGGTCGTGGCGTTACTTGTGTCGACTACATGGTCGAGGGAGATGGGAATGCGAATCTTTTGGGTGCCTTTGTAGAGATAAAAAATAAGTCCTGTATTTGCTTCTGCCGGATGGAGCCGTAAGGTTA
Encoded proteins:
- the lpxC gene encoding UDP-3-O-acyl-N-acetylglucosamine deacetylase produces the protein MVTAIHRKTIQNSITLRGIGVHSGKMVTLRLHPAEANTGLIFYLYKGTQKIRIPISLDHVVDTSNATTIGDGSSNRVQTIEHLLAAVHTLGITDCIFEIDSVEVPIMDGSSLPFWEGIRSAGIRVLDETIEPITISNPIWVVDGDKYLVMLPSDELKVTYSIDFNHPLLRGQSYTTTLDESILGTDILPARTFGFLKDVEALQARGLAMGGSLDNAVVLTDDGYLNETLRYDNECVRHKILDLIGDLAVMGRPFRGHLIASKAGHALDISLAKCIMSQVTGNELTQFKSRRIPLFAKKQATR